A region of Plantactinospora sp. BC1 DNA encodes the following proteins:
- a CDS encoding ABC transporter ATP-binding protein, producing the protein MALLEVEELRVSFPGPGGDAGSAGAVRAVNGVSLALESGRTLAILGESGSGKSVTAQAVMGILDAPPARVSGSVRLRGRELLTLTPKQRDRVSGEEIGMVFQDAMAALNPVYTVGEQLGELLRVRRGLSRSAARRRAIELIDRVHIPAAKDRVRDYPHQFSGGMRQRIMIALAIALEPDVLIADEPTTALDVTVQAQVMELIAEIQRDSGMALLLITHDLGVVAEVADDVAVMYAGRIVERATVRQIFAGPAHPYTEGLLASMPRIDRRDEELYAIPGAPPNPARLPSGCPFHLRCPRADDVCRATLPALEPVPEGRASACHHREELLHVSR; encoded by the coding sequence ATGGCCCTGCTGGAGGTCGAGGAGCTGCGGGTCAGCTTCCCCGGGCCGGGCGGCGACGCCGGGTCGGCCGGCGCGGTGCGCGCGGTCAACGGGGTGTCGCTGGCGCTGGAGTCCGGCCGGACGCTGGCGATCCTCGGCGAGTCCGGCTCCGGCAAGAGCGTCACCGCGCAGGCCGTGATGGGGATCCTCGACGCGCCGCCGGCCCGGGTGAGCGGCTCGGTCCGGCTGCGCGGCCGGGAGCTGCTGACCCTGACCCCGAAGCAGCGGGACCGGGTCAGCGGCGAGGAGATCGGCATGGTCTTCCAGGACGCGATGGCCGCGCTCAACCCGGTCTACACCGTCGGCGAGCAGCTCGGCGAGCTGCTCCGGGTCCGCCGGGGGCTCTCCCGGTCCGCCGCCCGGCGCCGCGCGATCGAGCTGATCGACCGGGTGCACATCCCGGCGGCAAAGGATCGGGTACGCGACTATCCGCACCAGTTCTCCGGCGGGATGCGCCAACGCATCATGATCGCGCTGGCGATCGCGCTGGAGCCGGACGTGCTGATCGCCGACGAACCGACCACGGCGCTGGACGTCACCGTGCAGGCGCAGGTGATGGAGCTGATCGCGGAGATCCAGCGGGACAGCGGAATGGCGCTGCTGCTGATCACCCACGACCTGGGCGTGGTGGCCGAGGTCGCCGACGACGTGGCGGTGATGTACGCCGGCCGGATCGTCGAACGGGCCACCGTACGGCAGATCTTCGCCGGCCCGGCGCACCCGTACACCGAGGGACTGCTCGCCTCGATGCCCCGGATCGACCGGCGCGACGAGGAGCTGTACGCCATCCCCGGCGCCCCGCCGAACCCGGCCCGGCTGCCCAGCGGCTGCCCGTTCCACCTGCGCTGCCCGCGCGCCGACGACGTCTGCCGGGCCACGCTGCCGGCGCTGGAGCCGGTGCCCGAGGGCCGGGCCAGCGCCTGCCACCACCGGGAGGAGTTGCTGCATGTCAGCCGATGA
- a CDS encoding alpha/beta fold hydrolase, with amino-acid sequence MTVDSTPSFAGRLKINGAELVVEAFGPEDAPAIIVHHGAPGLGSRSEPKRSFGPFADRYRVIVFDARGSGESSDDEPFTHAQWVADVDAIREHFGYETIVMAGGSYGGFISLEYAVAHPDRVAALILRDTAADNGHNELAVEKAKNTDRTTIPQWAIDRIGTGHFESNEQLREYWKAILPLYDHQHDPAKDAAKLAATRFHYRTHNAAFGQNMPRYDLKPQLPSITCPTLVTVGRHDWRTPVAASQVIADLIPNARLVVFEHSGHSPQLEEPELFQRTVRDFLDSAGIR; translated from the coding sequence ATGACCGTCGACAGCACGCCCAGTTTCGCGGGTCGACTGAAGATCAATGGTGCCGAGCTGGTGGTCGAGGCGTTCGGCCCGGAGGACGCACCGGCGATAATCGTGCACCACGGGGCACCCGGGCTCGGCTCCCGGTCCGAGCCGAAGCGGTCGTTCGGACCCTTCGCCGACCGGTACCGGGTGATCGTCTTCGATGCGCGCGGCTCCGGCGAGTCCAGCGACGACGAGCCGTTCACCCACGCCCAGTGGGTCGCCGACGTGGACGCGATCCGGGAGCACTTCGGCTACGAGACGATCGTGATGGCCGGCGGCTCGTACGGCGGCTTCATCTCCCTCGAATACGCCGTCGCGCACCCGGACCGGGTCGCCGCGCTGATCCTGCGGGACACCGCCGCCGACAACGGGCACAACGAACTCGCGGTCGAGAAGGCGAAGAACACCGACCGTACGACGATTCCACAGTGGGCGATCGACCGGATCGGCACCGGGCACTTCGAGAGCAACGAACAGCTCCGGGAGTACTGGAAGGCGATCCTGCCGCTCTACGACCACCAGCACGACCCGGCCAAGGACGCCGCGAAGCTCGCCGCCACCCGGTTCCACTACCGGACCCACAACGCCGCGTTCGGGCAGAACATGCCACGCTACGACCTCAAGCCGCAGCTCCCCTCGATCACCTGCCCGACCCTGGTCACCGTCGGCCGGCACGACTGGCGTACCCCGGTCGCCGCCTCGCAGGTGATCGCCGACCTGATCCCGAACGCGCGACTGGTGGTCTTCGAGCACTCCGGGCACTCGCCGCAACTGGAGGAGCCGGAGCTGTTCCAGCGCACCGTACGCGACTTCCTCGACTCGGCCGGGATCCGGTAA
- a CDS encoding dipeptidase: MLQEPASRYQGHKSYSYLEPHADYRVFELAPEIGRVPEHDLGLSDAQRQRVTRLLAEHIAISLHEHPVILPADVTELRAYNRTARQRTGYEGLARSGLTAVFDNFMAGASCVTSENGWKWNDLIYALGMRMSDLYQQDYVTLATSLDDIRAAKRDGRLALVAGLECSSPIENELDRIDILYGFGVRQLGIAYSQANMLGGGLSEARDGGLTHFGRRAVDRMNKLGIAIDISHSGDQTCLDTIEASRVPVFITHAGARSVWNTSRMKPDEVIRACAERGGVIGIEAAPHTTLSEAHLDHSLESVMDHFTYCVDLVGIDHVTFGPDTMFGDHVGVHKTYAGNYGHDSGNKPEHPRVEYVSGVENPGEAFGNIVGWLVKHDYSDDEIAKVIGGNTIRVLEQVW, encoded by the coding sequence TTGCTGCAAGAACCCGCTTCCCGGTACCAGGGCCACAAGTCCTACTCGTACCTGGAGCCACACGCCGACTACCGGGTCTTCGAGCTGGCCCCGGAGATCGGTCGGGTGCCCGAACACGACCTCGGGCTCTCCGACGCGCAGCGGCAGCGGGTCACGCGCCTGCTCGCCGAGCACATCGCGATCTCCCTGCACGAGCACCCGGTGATCCTGCCGGCGGACGTCACCGAGCTGCGCGCCTACAACCGGACCGCCCGGCAGCGGACCGGCTACGAGGGGCTGGCCCGGTCCGGGCTGACCGCCGTCTTCGACAACTTCATGGCCGGCGCCTCCTGCGTCACCAGCGAGAACGGCTGGAAGTGGAACGACCTCATCTACGCCCTCGGGATGCGGATGAGCGACCTCTACCAGCAGGACTACGTCACGCTGGCCACCTCGCTCGACGACATCCGGGCGGCCAAGCGGGACGGCAGACTCGCCCTGGTCGCCGGGCTGGAGTGCAGCAGCCCGATCGAGAACGAACTCGACCGGATCGACATCCTGTACGGCTTCGGGGTGCGGCAGCTCGGCATCGCGTACAGCCAGGCGAACATGCTCGGCGGTGGGCTCTCCGAGGCCCGGGACGGCGGGCTGACCCACTTCGGCCGACGCGCCGTCGACCGGATGAACAAGCTCGGCATCGCCATCGACATCTCGCACTCCGGCGACCAGACCTGCCTGGACACCATCGAGGCGAGCCGGGTACCCGTCTTCATCACCCACGCGGGGGCCCGGTCGGTCTGGAACACCTCGCGGATGAAGCCGGACGAGGTGATCCGGGCCTGCGCCGAGCGGGGAGGGGTGATCGGCATCGAGGCCGCCCCGCACACCACGCTCTCCGAGGCGCACCTGGATCACTCGCTGGAGTCGGTGATGGACCACTTCACCTACTGCGTCGACCTGGTCGGCATCGACCACGTGACGTTCGGCCCGGACACGATGTTCGGCGACCACGTCGGGGTGCACAAGACGTACGCCGGCAACTACGGGCACGACTCCGGCAACAAGCCGGAGCACCCCCGGGTCGAGTACGTCTCCGGGGTGGAGAACCCGGGCGAGGCGTTCGGCAACATCGTCGGCTGGCTGGTCAAGCACGACTACTCGGACGACGAGATCGCCAAGGTGATCGGCGGCAACACCATCCGGGTACTGGAACAGGTCTGGTAA
- a CDS encoding ABC transporter permease — protein MSAPLVTEAEAAATAPAAEPTLARSAWRTFFRQPSGLLAAIVLAVMVLLAVFAPLIADEPGGTSPDVLQSPSGGHLFGTDDLGQDIFAQVVWGTRTSLLIGVAASLIAIVLGTAIGLASAYFRRVDAVGTVVTDVMLALPTLPLMIMLAAIVNPSVWTLTVIIGVFAWPEVARLIRSQGLVVSAMPYIDGARVLGATGWRIVTREIMPAVVPLIVVSVLLTASRAVISEAGLSFLGLGDPDAWSWGRILLNAQRSGVVAIAWWQTLFPSLAILLLVLAATVAGMRFNDIRDPRRNGG, from the coding sequence ATGAGTGCGCCGTTGGTGACCGAGGCGGAGGCGGCGGCGACCGCCCCGGCGGCGGAGCCGACCCTGGCCCGCTCGGCGTGGCGGACGTTCTTCCGGCAGCCGTCCGGGCTGCTCGCCGCGATCGTGCTGGCCGTGATGGTGCTGCTGGCGGTCTTCGCGCCGCTGATCGCCGACGAGCCGGGCGGGACCAGCCCGGACGTGCTCCAGTCCCCCTCCGGCGGGCACCTGTTCGGCACCGACGACCTCGGGCAGGACATCTTCGCCCAGGTGGTCTGGGGCACCAGGACCAGCCTGCTGATCGGGGTGGCGGCCTCGCTGATCGCGATCGTGCTGGGTACGGCGATCGGGCTCGCCTCGGCGTACTTCCGCCGGGTCGACGCGGTCGGCACCGTCGTCACCGACGTGATGCTGGCGCTGCCCACACTGCCACTGATGATCATGTTGGCCGCGATCGTCAACCCGAGCGTCTGGACGCTGACCGTGATCATCGGCGTCTTCGCCTGGCCCGAGGTGGCCCGGCTGATCCGCTCGCAGGGGCTGGTGGTCAGCGCGATGCCGTACATCGACGGCGCCCGGGTGCTCGGCGCCACCGGCTGGCGGATCGTCACCCGGGAGATCATGCCGGCGGTGGTACCGCTGATCGTGGTCAGCGTGCTGCTCACCGCCTCCCGGGCGGTCATCTCCGAGGCCGGGCTGAGCTTCCTCGGCCTCGGTGACCCGGACGCCTGGTCGTGGGGGCGGATCCTGCTCAACGCCCAGCGCAGCGGCGTGGTCGCCATCGCCTGGTGGCAGACCCTCTTCCCGTCGCTGGCCATCCTGCTGCTGGTACTCGCCGCGACGGTCGCCGGCATGCGGTTCAACGACATCCGAGACCCCCGCCGGAACGGAGGCTGA
- a CDS encoding Xaa-Pro peptidase family protein: MRLPDSFYSSVRARLADALDARGLDGFLATSPADVAFLSGFFYIATERPVYLWMPRQGDPLLVIPRLDEEYAAQQGVGVETLSYFEFPGVVSAEQTLGTALAGRIAKQIGVSAGLSIGAYRALSRALGGSTLVTTDAVAKLRLRKFPEEIPFHEAAARICDEMLAAGRELIADALRRGAELPREDEIARHVIGYGTDRMYADYDLVVYTTKLAGGLVYAGPNSALPHGLPTRRRVRPGDTLILSLGAAVASRFVESERTFVIGEPTPEQRRYYEADREAQEVGTQAMRAGRTCAEVNRICLDVLRGHGLGEYIRHRQGHGIGLQNHEAPWVADGDDTVLEPGMLLSSEPGVYVPGHAGYRISDTVLVEEAGPRRLTGYPRDLASNIIEEVR; encoded by the coding sequence GTGCGTCTGCCCGACAGTTTCTACTCGTCCGTCCGGGCCCGGCTCGCCGACGCGCTCGACGCGCGCGGCCTCGACGGGTTCCTGGCCACCTCCCCCGCCGACGTGGCCTTCCTCTCCGGGTTCTTCTACATCGCCACCGAACGGCCGGTCTATCTCTGGATGCCCCGCCAGGGCGACCCGCTGCTGGTCATCCCCCGCCTCGACGAGGAGTACGCCGCACAGCAGGGCGTCGGCGTCGAGACGCTGAGCTACTTCGAGTTCCCCGGCGTGGTGAGTGCCGAGCAGACCCTCGGCACGGCGCTGGCCGGCCGGATCGCGAAGCAGATCGGGGTGAGCGCCGGACTGTCGATCGGGGCGTACCGGGCGCTGTCCCGGGCGCTCGGCGGCAGCACGCTGGTCACCACCGACGCGGTGGCGAAGCTGCGGCTGCGCAAGTTTCCCGAGGAGATCCCGTTCCACGAGGCGGCGGCCCGGATCTGCGACGAGATGCTCGCCGCCGGCCGGGAGCTGATCGCCGACGCGCTGCGCCGGGGCGCGGAACTCCCCCGCGAGGACGAGATCGCCCGGCACGTGATCGGCTACGGCACCGACCGGATGTACGCCGACTACGACCTGGTCGTCTACACCACCAAGCTGGCCGGCGGACTGGTCTACGCCGGCCCGAACTCGGCGCTGCCGCACGGCCTGCCGACCCGGCGACGGGTACGGCCCGGCGACACCCTGATCCTCTCCCTCGGCGCGGCGGTGGCCAGCCGGTTCGTGGAGAGCGAACGCACCTTCGTCATCGGCGAGCCGACCCCGGAACAGCGGCGCTACTACGAGGCGGACCGGGAGGCGCAGGAGGTGGGCACCCAGGCGATGCGGGCCGGCCGCACCTGCGCCGAGGTCAACAGGATCTGCCTGGACGTGCTGCGCGGGCACGGGCTTGGCGAGTACATCCGGCACCGGCAGGGGCACGGGATCGGGTTGCAGAACCACGAGGCGCCCTGGGTCGCCGACGGCGACGACACCGTGCTGGAGCCCGGAATGCTGCTCTCCAGCGAGCCCGGCGTCTACGTACCCGGGCACGCCGGCTACCGGATCTCCGACACCGTACTCGTCGAGGAGGCCGGGCCGCGCCGGTTGACCGGATATCCGCGCGATCTCGCGTCCAACATCATCGAGGAGGTCCGATGA
- a CDS encoding ABC transporter permease, which yields MARFMLNRALKAVLTVWIAITATFFLLRLLPGDPTTLMVEGDMTPEMRAALLETYGLDRPLLEQYVSYLRELLHGNFGISFRQIQPVTDILLDRLPWTLLLAGVAFLLTIAVGIPIGVSAAAHRGRWPDKLLQGFGIAGHALFVPSVAMLLLVWLGARLGWFPIGGAIDPDTRGLAAYLSLAHHLVLPVASLVLVQLGPYALTLRTNLIDVLGEDYIRAARARGLSGRRRLWKHGLRNAILPALTLMGLQLGTLVGGAVLTETVFAYPGVGRLIFEAVGQRDYPVLQGAFIMLAITVVVANALTDLLYAVLNPRIRL from the coding sequence GTGGCACGCTTCATGCTCAACCGGGCGCTGAAGGCCGTACTGACCGTCTGGATAGCGATCACCGCGACGTTTTTCCTGCTCCGGTTGCTGCCGGGGGACCCCACGACCCTGATGGTCGAGGGGGACATGACGCCGGAGATGCGGGCGGCGCTGCTCGAGACGTACGGGCTGGACCGGCCGCTGCTGGAACAGTACGTCTCGTACCTGCGCGAGCTGCTGCACGGCAACTTCGGCATCTCGTTCCGGCAGATCCAGCCGGTCACCGACATCCTGCTCGACCGGCTGCCCTGGACCCTGCTGCTGGCCGGGGTGGCGTTCCTGCTCACCATCGCCGTCGGCATCCCGATCGGGGTCTCCGCGGCGGCACACCGGGGCCGCTGGCCGGACAAGCTGCTCCAGGGCTTCGGCATCGCCGGGCACGCCCTCTTCGTGCCCAGCGTGGCGATGCTGCTGCTGGTCTGGCTCGGCGCCCGGCTCGGCTGGTTCCCGATCGGCGGGGCGATCGACCCCGACACCCGGGGCCTGGCCGCGTACCTGAGCCTGGCGCACCACCTGGTGCTGCCGGTCGCGTCGCTGGTGCTGGTGCAACTCGGCCCGTACGCGCTGACGCTGCGGACCAACCTGATCGACGTACTCGGCGAGGACTACATCCGGGCGGCCCGGGCCCGGGGGCTCTCCGGCCGGCGTCGACTGTGGAAGCACGGCCTGCGTAACGCGATCCTGCCGGCGCTGACCCTGATGGGGCTGCAACTCGGCACCCTGGTCGGCGGCGCCGTGCTCACCGAGACCGTCTTCGCCTATCCCGGCGTCGGCCGGCTGATCTTCGAGGCGGTCGGGCAACGCGACTATCCCGTCCTGCAAGGAGCGTTCATCATGCTCGCCATCACCGTGGTGGTCGCCAACGCGCTCACCGACCTGCTCTACGCGGTCCTCAATCCCCGGATCCGGCTATGA
- a CDS encoding GntR family transcriptional regulator, which yields MARRETALQTAQVQLRDLIGSEFRTGDKLPNERELAERLAVSRATVREVLGQLAAEGVLTRTWGVGTFVSEPAERVPVSIGDVTALRDRITASGHRPALQDAAVSRAECPDDCAKILGLDVGSPVWRVDRLFAVDGVAAAWIRDHLPLRVGERDLDPSGLVSIDLDMFEFLAGATGMPVRRAEIEFAAVLADEAAVDRLKVPVGHPLVSATQIGYNAEGLALFHGHITVRTDVLTLRITRGA from the coding sequence ATGGCTCGGCGCGAAACCGCGCTACAGACCGCGCAGGTCCAACTGCGCGATCTGATCGGCAGCGAGTTCCGGACCGGTGACAAGCTGCCCAACGAGCGGGAGTTGGCCGAGCGGCTGGCGGTCAGCCGGGCCACCGTACGGGAGGTGCTGGGGCAGCTCGCCGCCGAAGGCGTACTGACCCGGACCTGGGGGGTCGGCACCTTCGTCAGCGAGCCGGCCGAACGGGTGCCGGTGTCGATCGGTGACGTCACCGCGCTGCGGGACCGGATCACCGCCTCCGGGCACCGGCCGGCGTTGCAGGACGCGGCGGTGAGCCGGGCCGAGTGTCCGGACGACTGCGCGAAGATCCTCGGGCTGGACGTCGGCTCACCGGTCTGGCGGGTGGACCGCCTCTTCGCCGTCGACGGCGTCGCGGCGGCCTGGATCCGCGACCACCTGCCGCTGCGGGTCGGCGAGCGTGACCTCGACCCGTCCGGCCTGGTCAGCATCGACCTGGACATGTTCGAGTTCCTGGCCGGCGCGACCGGGATGCCGGTACGCCGGGCCGAGATCGAGTTCGCGGCTGTGCTCGCCGACGAGGCGGCGGTCGACCGGCTCAAGGTGCCGGTCGGGCATCCGCTGGTCAGCGCGACCCAGATCGGCTACAACGCGGAGGGGTTGGCGCTGTTCCACGGGCACATCACGGTCCGGACCGACGTGCTGACGCTGCGGATCACCCGGGGCGCCTGA
- a CDS encoding ABC transporter ATP-binding protein, whose translation MSADDELVLRVDDLVRHFPVKGRLPFTSGGVVKAVDGVSFVLRRGETLGIVGESGCGKSTLARMLVGLERPTAGSVRFGDAVVHAARGRDLRALRRRIQIVLQDPYTSLNPRRTIREILLQPFEIHPDVLDRGRRLDRIRELLDLVGLDPSVHLDRYPHQFSGGQRQRIGIARALALQPDVIVCDEPVSALDVSVQAQVVNLLERLQRELGVAYVFIAHDLSVVRHISDRVAVMYLGKLVESGPEQLLYDAPAHPYTKALLSAVPVPEPVGRGERKRILLAGDPPSPVDPPSGCRFRTRCWQATETCAITEPPLAGGDRAVACHYPLAAA comes from the coding sequence ATGTCAGCCGATGACGAGCTGGTGCTCCGGGTCGACGACCTGGTCCGGCACTTTCCGGTGAAGGGGCGGCTGCCGTTCACCTCCGGCGGGGTGGTCAAGGCCGTCGACGGCGTCTCCTTCGTGCTGCGCCGGGGCGAGACCCTCGGCATCGTCGGCGAGTCCGGCTGCGGCAAGAGCACCCTGGCCCGGATGCTGGTCGGGCTGGAGCGGCCGACCGCCGGCTCGGTGCGTTTCGGCGACGCGGTGGTGCACGCCGCCCGGGGCCGGGACCTGCGGGCGCTGCGCCGACGGATCCAGATCGTGCTCCAGGACCCGTACACCTCGCTGAACCCGCGCCGGACGATCCGGGAGATCCTGCTCCAGCCGTTCGAGATCCACCCCGACGTGCTCGACCGGGGGCGCCGGCTGGACCGGATCAGGGAACTCCTCGACCTGGTCGGGCTCGATCCGAGCGTGCACCTGGACCGCTATCCGCACCAGTTCTCCGGCGGGCAGCGGCAGCGGATCGGCATCGCCCGGGCGCTGGCCCTGCAACCCGACGTGATCGTCTGCGACGAGCCGGTCTCCGCACTCGACGTCTCGGTGCAGGCCCAGGTGGTCAACCTGCTGGAACGGCTTCAGCGGGAACTGGGCGTGGCGTACGTCTTCATCGCGCACGACCTGTCGGTGGTCCGGCACATCTCCGACCGGGTGGCGGTGATGTATCTCGGCAAGCTCGTGGAGAGCGGCCCCGAGCAGTTGCTGTACGACGCGCCGGCACACCCGTACACCAAGGCGCTGCTCTCGGCGGTGCCGGTACCCGAGCCGGTCGGCCGGGGTGAGCGGAAGCGAATCCTCCTCGCCGGCGATCCGCCCAGCCCGGTCGACCCACCCTCCGGCTGCCGGTTCCGGACCCGCTGCTGGCAGGCGACCGAGACCTGCGCCATCACCGAACCACCGCTGGCCGGCGGCGACCGCGCGGTCGCCTGCCACTATCCGCTGGCCGCCGCCTAG
- a CDS encoding ABC transporter substrate-binding protein, producing the protein MSRTFSGRTRRWRVAVALGAAVALGLSGCGLNEDNSSSGENSGGGDVLRIGTTTDVSNFNPLQSLSKTDSWILNAMYPHLLRIDENAKKAPELAKEYTYENGGKTAVFHLRDDFTWTDGKPVVAEDVKFSAESIMKYKLGNVAAKLTWVTSIEAPDATTVKFHLSQPYAPFAEGVGFWMSIVPKHVFEGAGDLSKFANDSDWVGAGPFVLESATKGQRYVMKRNDRYPLAPGGKPAVGKVEFRLYPDVNTMMLALRNGDIDLMGTPVPASAAKTFANDSKIKLAKVGALGFAHLTYNMNNKDLAKQEVRQALSMAVDTKSIISSVLQGDAQEMSGPISPIFADYDNTEIQPYPFDPAGAKAKLAAAGYSDRDGDGLFDGLDLGVACDQSNANITRVVQLFRESAAKAGIKLTNECVERNTFLSRTKDGEYDIDASQWGVFDNPMDQLRSTYLSSNPGGINYNLLKSPEMDQLINDAAATTDPAAFATKIKNIDKVVHEQAYLTPLYVENFQFAYNASKFTGFVASPSDLLGMVTAYSLAQVKPVG; encoded by the coding sequence GTGAGCAGGACATTTTCCGGCCGTACCCGCCGGTGGCGGGTCGCGGTCGCGCTCGGCGCGGCGGTCGCACTCGGCCTGTCCGGGTGCGGGCTCAACGAGGACAACTCGTCGTCCGGGGAGAACTCCGGCGGCGGTGACGTGCTGCGGATCGGCACCACCACCGACGTGTCGAACTTCAACCCGCTCCAGTCGCTGAGCAAGACCGACTCCTGGATCCTCAACGCGATGTACCCGCACCTGCTGCGGATCGACGAGAACGCCAAGAAGGCGCCGGAGCTGGCCAAGGAGTACACCTACGAGAACGGCGGCAAGACCGCCGTGTTCCACCTGCGCGACGACTTCACCTGGACCGACGGCAAGCCGGTGGTGGCCGAGGACGTCAAGTTCAGCGCCGAGTCGATCATGAAGTACAAGCTCGGCAACGTGGCCGCCAAGCTGACCTGGGTCACCTCGATCGAGGCACCCGACGCGACCACGGTGAAGTTCCACCTCTCGCAGCCGTACGCGCCGTTCGCCGAGGGCGTCGGGTTCTGGATGTCGATCGTGCCGAAGCACGTCTTCGAGGGCGCCGGTGACCTGTCGAAGTTCGCCAACGACTCCGACTGGGTCGGCGCCGGGCCGTTCGTGCTGGAGAGCGCCACCAAGGGCCAGCGGTACGTGATGAAGCGCAACGACAGGTACCCGCTGGCGCCCGGCGGCAAGCCGGCGGTCGGCAAGGTCGAGTTCCGGCTCTACCCGGACGTCAACACGATGATGCTGGCGCTGCGCAACGGCGACATCGACCTGATGGGCACCCCGGTCCCGGCGTCGGCGGCGAAGACCTTCGCGAACGACTCGAAGATCAAGCTGGCCAAGGTCGGCGCCCTCGGTTTCGCCCACCTGACCTACAACATGAACAACAAGGACCTGGCCAAGCAGGAGGTCCGGCAGGCCCTGTCGATGGCGGTGGACACCAAGTCGATCATCTCGTCGGTGCTCCAGGGTGACGCCCAGGAGATGTCCGGGCCGATCTCGCCGATCTTCGCCGACTACGACAACACCGAGATCCAGCCGTACCCGTTCGACCCGGCCGGGGCGAAGGCGAAGCTGGCGGCGGCGGGCTACTCCGACCGCGACGGTGACGGCCTCTTCGACGGCCTCGACCTCGGTGTCGCCTGCGACCAGTCGAACGCCAACATCACCCGGGTGGTCCAGCTCTTCCGGGAGAGCGCCGCGAAGGCCGGCATCAAGCTGACCAACGAGTGCGTGGAGCGGAACACCTTCCTCTCCCGCACCAAGGACGGCGAGTACGACATCGACGCGTCGCAGTGGGGCGTCTTCGACAACCCGATGGACCAGTTGCGCAGCACCTACCTCTCCAGCAACCCCGGCGGGATCAACTACAACCTGCTCAAGTCGCCGGAGATGGACCAGCTGATCAACGACGCGGCGGCCACCACCGACCCGGCGGCGTTCGCCACGAAGATCAAGAACATCGACAAGGTGGTGCACGAGCAGGCGTACCTGACGCCGCTCTACGTGGAGAACTTCCAGTTCGCCTACAACGCCAGCAAGTTCACCGGCTTCGTGGCCTCGCCGTCCGACCTGCTCGGCATGGTCACCGCCTACTCGCTGGCCCAGGTCAAGCCGGTCGGCTGA
- a CDS encoding dipeptidase, protein MQERASRYTGYRSFDYLTPQVDFKVFDLAPQLGRVPAHDLGLTDEQADRVARLLREQTAISLHEHPKILPADVTQLRDYNRTGRNSFGFEGLARSGMTAVFDNFMNGTGCVTSEHAWKWDDVIYDIGLRFADIAKQDYVVVATSLEEIFTAKRNGQLALVAGLEAATMIENELDRIDILYGFGVRQMGIAYSQANMLGSGLSEDRDGGLTHFGRRAVDRMNKLGIAIDVSHSGDRTSLDVIEASRVPVFITHAGARAVWDTPRMKPDDVIRACAERGGVIGIEAAPHTTLSQAHPHHSIESVMDHFVYCVDLVGIDHVAFGPDTNFGDHVGLHDSFTGHLAIGKAHGAVDHPRVPYVSGLENPAECFSNIVGWLVTRGYSDDEIAKVIGGNIIRVLREVW, encoded by the coding sequence GTGCAGGAACGTGCTTCCCGCTATACGGGATACCGGTCGTTCGACTATCTGACCCCGCAGGTCGACTTCAAGGTGTTCGACCTCGCCCCACAACTCGGCCGGGTGCCCGCGCACGACCTCGGCCTGACCGACGAGCAGGCCGACCGGGTAGCCCGGCTGCTGCGCGAGCAGACCGCGATCTCGCTGCACGAGCACCCGAAGATCCTGCCGGCCGACGTGACGCAGTTGCGGGACTACAACCGCACCGGACGCAACTCCTTCGGCTTCGAGGGACTGGCCCGGTCCGGGATGACCGCCGTGTTCGACAACTTCATGAACGGCACCGGCTGCGTCACCAGCGAGCACGCCTGGAAGTGGGACGACGTCATCTACGACATCGGGCTGCGCTTCGCCGACATCGCCAAGCAGGACTACGTGGTGGTGGCGACCAGCCTGGAAGAGATCTTCACCGCCAAGCGGAACGGCCAGCTCGCCCTGGTGGCCGGGCTGGAGGCGGCCACCATGATCGAGAACGAGCTGGACCGGATCGACATCCTCTACGGCTTCGGCGTACGCCAGATGGGCATCGCGTACAGCCAGGCGAACATGCTCGGCTCGGGGCTCTCCGAGGATCGCGACGGCGGGCTGACCCACTTCGGCCGGCGCGCGGTCGACCGGATGAACAAGCTCGGCATCGCCATCGACGTCTCGCACTCCGGCGACCGGACCTCGCTGGACGTGATCGAGGCGAGCCGGGTACCGGTCTTCATCACCCACGCCGGCGCCCGCGCCGTCTGGGACACCCCCCGGATGAAGCCGGACGACGTGATCCGGGCCTGCGCGGAGCGCGGCGGTGTGATCGGCATCGAGGCCGCCCCGCACACCACGCTCTCGCAGGCGCACCCGCACCACTCCATCGAGTCGGTGATGGACCACTTCGTCTACTGCGTCGACCTGGTCGGCATCGACCACGTGGCGTTCGGCCCGGACACCAACTTCGGTGACCACGTCGGGCTGCACGACAGCTTCACCGGCCACCTGGCGATCGGCAAGGCGCACGGCGCCGTCGACCACCCCCGGGTGCCCTACGTCTCCGGCCTGGAGAACCCGGCCGAGTGCTTCAGCAACATCGTCGGCTGGCTGGTCACGCGCGGCTACTCCGACGACGAGATCGCCAAGGTCATCGGCGGCAACATCATTCGCGTTCTTCGGGAGGTTTGGTGA